The DNA sequence TGCTTCATGGTAGAACAGTAACTACTCCTATTAAATGGTCATTATCACTTTGGAAACCTCATGATGCAGTATTGGCTCTCTCAGACCTGTATGGATTTCAGATGGGGAGCCAGGAGAGGGCATATAGCAGGCTTTACTGGAGGAGTCAGGGACACCAGACACCACATCCAGGTTTTCACTGATCAATCAAGCTGATCCAAAAGCCTCGCTAACCattcccatctcccctgagatcAAATACAATACTAAGACAAATGTGGACCATTGGATCCCTGTGTGGCAGTACGTTTTCTATGTATGTCTAACAAAGCAAATGCAGAACACTGTGATGGCGGCCTGTCTCACATTCCCGCTGAAATGTAAGCCTTGCTCTCCCTTGTTCACTGTCTGCTAAATAATCATGTTTCCAAACCTTGTTACTGATTTTAAACATATTTGAATATGAAAATGCTAACAAGGGCCCAAGCCTTCTGTGTCATTCGAGTTAATGTATTTTGCTTGTTTGTGCATTTTGAGTGCTTCCATTGTGTTTGATCGTTGCTGCTTCGGGAAGCTTCGCTCGTTATATATGAGGTTATATACGAGCGGATCTGTGCATGTAGACTGTATCCCGTGGATGCTCGTGAAGCGTGCGCCCCATTTCCAGTGGTTTCTGTCATTTTGTCAATTCATTACTTTGTTTATTGAAAATGTATACTGGTTTAATTGAGAATGGTCTGTGAAAAGTATTATGATGATGATAGTcttctttgagatgtttctaatgCCCTTAGGTTCGCAATGGGGACTTCAACTACTTTGTTGGTTATGTGCACCCCTGCTTGTTGTGGCAATGGTTTTGTCCAGAGAGTGGCACTTGTCCATTTTACCTGAGGTGTGTTCACTTTGCTTCAACGTTTTCTATGTTGCGTGACGGTTCCCCAAAATGGTGAGCACCGTTCTTCAACAGTCTTTGAGGTACGTTTGCTCCCATTTGGTGGGTGTGGCAAGTTGTGGGATGATCAATATGGGTGTGACCATCTGAAATCGCAAAACTCATGTAGTGCACCATACGGTAAATTCCCTCTGAACCAGCATAAGCACAACATTTTGGTCAGTACAGCACTGTTTATGTTGAATTCAATGTTGCACACAATTCTATCCAGTCgatgctgctgaggggaggaaaacatgtgtttgatgtgtttaaaACCATTCCAAGActcctttccagccattattatgagtcgtcctcccctcagcagcctccactggttctaTTGTACTGAACGGAACCCTGGCTCTGCCACTATTTTTAAGCTCTGAAAAGGAAAGTATTTGTTTGTAAGTAGGCTGTATTTTCTTCCACAGTACCCATAACCTATTTCCCCAAATCCAGTTTTGGATTGAGGACAGCTTGATTCATTTGTAGAAAAACATTTTTGgttgtgtttgtattttttttgtgtccAATTATAGTTGATTCCTACAAGTGCTACCACTACCATCATTTCTAAAAATAAATATCAAAACACTTTCACCATATACTTTCAAGACGGTAAGACATCTTTACCTTTTCAAGAACACAGGAAATGATTCCCGCAGACACTGtccatgtatatactgtatgggcTGTCCAGTCCTGAATATTTCCTCCATGGTCGTGTCTACAGGCCGTGAACTCTTCTCCACCCCATTAGGATTTGAGGGCTAGCCTAGTGGAAAGGCTCCTTATGAGCCATACATAGCACACTAGTTCCTTTATCCATTTGATCAGGGCTTTatgagaccagagccctatggctcaAAAATAGTACgctgtaaggaatagggtgccatttgggacttgtGTAGCCCACACTAGAGAGAAATGTGGCCAGGCAGGCCAGTTCCTGGAAGAACATGTCTGGcactagtagtgtctgacagtCAGTGCAGTGGCATTGATTCGCTAGCCACCACTGGTACACAAGCACATACTCCAGCTAGCTACTGTAGAGGAGGCAGGCTGAATCACAATACGGAACCACTCAATTAGCGTTGTTGCTCTTACTCCGTTGAATGCAGTGTGTCTCCACTAGCAGTGAGGCTATGAGAACTGTCTGAATGAACACAGCAGAGCTTATTTCATTACCTTCTAACATCACCTCTGGTTCTAGTTCTGGAAGGAGCAGAGATGTCAGACATGGATTTGAAAACACTAAACTTGTCTGACTAAAACTGAATCTGTAATCCAGCTGGTATGATCTCAAccaaaaatatatgaaaaaacaTGAAACTACTGTACAAACTGGCACCTATTGCATGCATGTACCCACCAGCCCCAACACCCCATgcatgtacccaccagtctccacACCCCATGCATGTACCCACCAGTCCCCACACCCCATgcatgtacccaccagtctccacACCCCATGCATGTACCCACCAGTCCCCACACCCCATGCATGTACCCACCAGTCCCCACACCCCATGCATGTACCCACCAGTCCCAACACCCCATGCATGTACCCACCAGTCCCCACACCCCATGCATGTACCCACCAGTCCCCACACCCCATGCATGTACCCACCAGTCCCCACACCCCATgcatgtacccaccagtctccacACCCCATGCATGTACCCACCAGTCCCCACACCCCAGGCATGTACCCACCAGTCCCCACACCCCATgcatgtacccaccagtctccacACCCCATgcatgtacccaccagtctccacACCCCATGCATGTACCCACCAGTCCCCACACCCCATGCATATACCCACCAGTCCCCACACCCCATgcatgtacccaccagtctccacACCCCATGCATGTACCCACCAGTCCCCACACCCCATgcatgtacccaccagtctccacACCCCATGCATGTACCCACCAGTCCCCACACCCCAGGCATGTACCCACCAGTCCCCACACCCCATgcatgtacccaccagtctccacACCCCATgcatgtacccaccagtctccacACCCCATGCATGTACCCACCAGTCCCCACACCCCATGCATGTACCCACCAGTCCCCACACCCCATgcatgtacccaccagtctccacACCCCATgcatgtacccaccagtctccacACCCCATGCATGTACCCACCAGTCCCCACACCCCATGCATATACCCACCAGTCCCCACACCCCAGGCATGTACCCACCAGTCCCCACACCCCATGCATGTACCCACCAGTCCCCGCACCCCATGCATATACCCACCAGTCCCCACACCCCAGGCATGTACCCACCAGTCCCCACACCCCATgcatgtacccaccagtctccacACCCCATgcatgtacccaccagt is a window from the Oncorhynchus tshawytscha isolate Ot180627B linkage group LG03, Otsh_v2.0, whole genome shotgun sequence genome containing:
- the LOC121840997 gene encoding proline-rich extensin-like protein EPR1, coding for MHVPTSLHTPCMYPPVPTPHACTHQSPHPMHVPTSPHTPCMYPPVPTPHACTHQSQHPMHVPTSPHTPCMYPPVPTPHACTHQSPHPMHVPTSLHTPCMYPPVPTPQACTHQSPHPMHVPTSLHTPCMYPPVSTPHACTHQSPHPMHIPTSPHTPCMYPPVSTPHACTHQSPHPMHVPTSLHTPCMYPPVPTPQACTHQSPHPMHVPTSLHTPCMYPPVSTPHACTHQSPHPMHVPTSPHTPCMYPPVSTPHACTHQSPHPMHVPTSPHTPCIYPPVPTPQACTHQSPHPMHVPTSPRTPCIYPPVPTPQACTHQSPHPMHVPTSLHTPCMYPPVSTPHACTHQSPHPMHIPTSPHTPGMYPPVSTPHACTHQSPHPRHVPTSPHTPCMYPPVPTPHACTHQSPHPMHVPTSPHTSGMYPPVPTPHACTHQSPHPMHVPTSPHSPCMYPPVPTPHACTHQSPHPMHVPTSPHTPCMYPPVPTPNEHTWAF